gggtgggacacatcagaaggaaaggcctgatgcaggccGAGGTACTGTTTGATACCAATGATACTGTTTGATACCATACCTCTGCAGGGTGAAGATTtactggagggaaaaaaaaagataaatgggGGGAGGATAGAGAGCGAGAACCACTGGCggttggggagggagagatgccggaccgATTGCGTACAGGCGGGGGAGGGCATCGAGAGAGAACCACTGGAAGGGACAGGAATGTGTGAAGGCACGAGGGGGGGGCACATGAGACAGAGCATGGTTGATGACATggggggggcacatgagagagagaatgggccAAGGCATAAGGGGGCACGAGAGAGATTATGGGTGAAGGCACAAGGGACTAAGAATGGGTGAATGCACAGGGGGCACGAGAGAGAGAAGGGTGAaggcacaagagagagagagagaatggttgaaggcacaggggggcacatgagagagaatgggtgaaggcacagggggggtacaaagagaatgggtgaaggcacaggggggctgcctcaggagtgaggaagtcgGCAGAGTGCCTCCAGTTGCCGATGCTCGCACTCCCTGAGCATGGTCAGTTCACgtgcaaactgagcatgcttgggcaGTGCAAGTGTTGGTGGCTGGAGGTACTCcgctgacttcctcgctcctgagacagcacaaggaggaagaggactgctttggcagtggatttcttcaactggtGGGACTTCGgcaaccccaccagcaaagatatgaTATctaaggtggggagggagaggaaatgtttgcccccccccccccccaatggactgctggctatgtTCTGCCTTTAGTCGCGATTAATCGCATGATTGACATTTTGTATTGTGCAATTAATTACAATtacaattttaattgaaatgcagtccTAATTGGGACCAGAGATTAGTGTGTTGAATGTTATATCTCCTAATAACtaactctctctttttcttttctttccctttaGTGGCCCTTCTCCCGCTTCCTTTTCTTCCAGGAGCCCGCATCTGCTTTTGCCTCGCTTCTTAATGGACTGGCCAACTTCATCATGCTGAATCGGTACCGGACTAGTGTGCCCCCTTCCTCGCCCATGTACCACACCTGTGTTGCTTTTGCCTGTGTAGGTGGCTTCAGAATTCCTGCTGAATGTGATGTGTGCGGGCAGAACCTGATGCTCCCCTGAAGTGGTGGAGGCTAGTGAGATTGCTGCACTTTTTGAGGGCTGATGTGATTTCCTGGTTTGGGCACATCAGATGCCTGTTCGGTGCGTGATCTGCACAGTGGAGATAACCTTCCCTCTCCCCAGTTCAGCTATAATCTGAGAATAGAATGGAGTGAAACCCACTCTGCGGTCTCTGTAATTTTGCTTCTCCTCTCCAAGAAATAACAGGAGGGGAAAGGGCACCACCTTCATTTCCCTTCCATGGTTTGGGACAAGGCAGACAGAAAAGAACAGAGACAACGAGTCGCACATATCATGTGCTCAGGTCTGCAGAATAGGTCATATCCCCAACTTGACTGAGCCTCTCAGCcttttctgctctcttcccttCTCGTTCCATGCTATGAAAGACTATGCTGTTAGTGTGAGTTGTCTTActcatttctctttcttcctcttgtaGGTTTCTTTAAATGCTTGGGTTTGGTCAACTGTCTTCCACACCAGAGACACAGATGTGACTGAGGTAACGGGGAGGGCTTTCTCCATGCACAAGCAGGATATAATCAGGCACACTGCAGACTGGATCCTCTCTCCCAGAGCCCCAGCGAGACCATGAAATCTCTCTGGACATGCATGAAAgcacccctccccctgctctttcATCCACCTGGCAAGGCAGCAATGGATTTTTATTTCTCTCAAAACTTCCTCAGTTAGAATGGACCTGGAGTCCCGcagttagggggggatgggccaggcTGGGACCTGCAGTCCTGCAGCATTAGACTGGACCAATCAGATAGTGGTTAATTTTATGACAGGGTGCCTATAACAAATTTTTAAGAATGTGCCTAAATGATGCCTGTTCTATGAACATAATCATGTATTTTCcctttataaaatgggcttctagAATAATCCCCAGTAGTGTATAAATGCTCTGAGACAGCAGCAACTTCCTGTGTGTATTCTGGTCAGGGATATGCAACTCCAACGCCCGCAATCGGTACACATGAAAGTGTACATATGCATATATGTTGGCAAACTTTTATAACAGCCATTTTCCTCCtgaaaaaaatattctttataTACAAAAATGCATTATACAGTAAGACCTCCACAGTGGTTTGGGTGGTGGCCCCTCAAATTGATTTAACTGTAGGAAGCCGCAGTATATCATATTTTCTTATTGGAGTGTTGCAGTGTATTGGGATATTCTCTTAGGTGTAATGGAGCCAGTGGAGTAAGGCATCTTCACTGTGTATGTCCcaataggtaggaaaatgattTCTAGAAATCATATACGAGGGGTGTGTACTTTCCAGGTACCCACAGCATCACTTCCTCATGTCGTGTTGCAGAATTCCCACTAATGTCTCAAATCTTGCTTCCCACAGAAACTGGACTACTTTTGTGCCTCAGCTGTTATCTTGCACTCCATCTACTTGTGTGGTGTGAGGTGAGCCTTCCCCCTATTGCTGAGCATCTTGGATCTTTCAGTGTGCACAGTGAAGCCCTCTTTTTATCCATTAGAGGCTTCCGGACCGTGTTTCAGGCCTGGCTCAATTGTTCCATATTGTTTTCTGCAGGACTCTTGGCTTGAAGCGTCCTGCCTTTGCATTGTTCTTTGCCTCCTTCCTGATCCTGCTCTTTGCCTGCCACGTCTCTTACCTGTCACTGGGTCGCTTCGACTATGGCTACAACATGGCAGCGAATGTGGCCTTTGGTAAGGAGGAGGGCACCTGTGTCACCCATGCCTAACACCTCAGGACTCTCCTTTAACTTTTGAGAAGCTTCTTGGATGTTATTGGCGGGTTTTGGGTTGTGGTATTGTCTCTGGAGTTTTGTTCTTCCCTGTTAGAATGGACAGTAATTGGCCCTTAGGCCACAGCCTTGGCCCCACCCTTCACCAGGAAAATAAAGCCACAGAAAGAATGAAGAGCTGGTGAAGGCTGTTTGTTTAGACTTCTATCTTCACTCTGCAACTTGGCTGTCTGCCATGGGGGAGGGGTCAGAAAAAGAgcattgcctttttctgtggcttTTGCTGCTGGGCAGTGTGTCAAAAGGCAGCACTTTGGTTGGTTGCCCAACAGTGCTGCAGTTGGCTCAGTGCTTAGACACCCATGTGCCACTGTTGCTTGAGAAATTACTTTTGATCCTAATTATGTAATGTGGGATATGCAAATCAGAAACTTGTGGCAAAGGTTTTGTGACTATCACAGGGAGTTGGATCTGAACCCTTCATGCTTGTCGTTATGGATCAGGCTAAGCTCCTAGTTCTTGGTTTGCAGGTCTGGTTAATCTGCTGTGGTGGCTGGGCTGGTGCCTGCGGAACCAAGCGTACCTGCCGTATGTCTGGAAGTGTGAGGTGGTTGTACTGCTTCTGCAGGCCCTGGCACTGCTGGAGCTCCTGGACTTCCCCCCTCTTTTGTGGGTCTTTGATGCCCATGCTCTCTGGCACCTGAGCACTGTCCCTGTGCACGTCCTCTTTTACAGGTGAGCTTCGTGATGGTGAGGATAAGAATTGTTTCAGTATTTGTGTCAGTACCTTGACTTGTGATTGTCAGAAATGCCCTGCTCCTCTTTTCTCTCTATCGCTGTCTGTACTGGTGAGGATTTTATTTTTATGGGGTTTGCTGAGAGGGATTTTGGGGGTGTGGGGTGTGCTGGGGGGCTGGAAGGGACTCTGGGAGTTTGgggttttgctggggggggggggggggaggtggcggcTGGAAGGGATTCTGGTGGTGTGGGATTTTGCAGTAGGGCTGGAAGAGATCCTGCGTGTATGAGGGTAGAAGAGATTCTGGGGGTGTGGGGCTGTAGAAGGAATTCTAGGGGTGTAGGATTTTGCTGGGGCGGGGGGTGAGGGGGCTGTGAAGGATTCTGAGAGGAGTGTGGGGCTGGGAAGGATTCTGGGGGTGTGAAGTTGTAGAGGGGAGCTGGGAAGGATTCTGAGGGTGTGGGGTTTGCTGGTGACGGAGGGATTCTGTGTGATGCTGCCTGAATTCCTATACCTGTTCCCTTTTGTTTCCTGCTGTAGTTTCCTGGTGGATGACAGTCATCACCTCCTGAAGGAGAATCCCTCAGATGTAAAGATAGACTGAATGGAACACATGTTCAGTCAAGTGCATTACCTGAGCCAGGAACATGTCCTTGGAATCTGAACATGGAGCCTGGGACAGTGGAGCCAGTTGTTGTGCAGCTTGGGCTCCCCCTACGTGGCATGTAGCCCCTCCATTACCTACTAGGGATGCTGTGCATTTACATGTAtgatttgatcttttttttttctgcctttggagtataaaaaattatttgatcTTCATAGAGACAGAatccctcttctcctgcctcttTCCTGATTGCTGAAAATTCAGCAGCAGTCAGCACTGCATATAACCAGCACAGGCATGGCTATAAAAGTGCACACACATTTCTGGGGGTATAAGgtgccttcccccacccccacacccggATGTGCCTTGTGTCACATTAATTGACATGTTTAGGATTTATTAGGTAACTAGAAATCGTATTTGACTAGTAGAGTTTCCTTTCCCATCTTTAGTGGGCTGTTAAACACTTTGAGAAGGGGACTTGGGGGgagaaaacaaaaatgcattgaaCCGGGGACAGttaagaggaaggtgcagtaataTCTTGGCGTCTGGACTCTGCAGCTGAGGTGGTCTCGAGTTGGGAAATGTGAAATGTTTGGGCTAAAACTTGTGGCACAGAGGAAGAGTAAGGCAGTGTCAGTACCAGAAGGGGTGGTAGGAGAAGATCTATAGCCAGAAGCATGATCTGAATCAGCATTTGAAGCTGTGTATAACCTGGGAGCAGATGTCTCAAGGCCCTGCTTGTAGGATGGTTAGGGTACTGCCAGGTGGCGCTCTTAGCTAACATGTACATGGATGCTCCAAAGCTGAGACTGTGTCTGTCAGAGTGCAAGAGTCAGATCACTGTAGGTCTGGTGTATAAATCAGATCCTCACTTTCTGTCCATTCTCTTTTTAAAAGCTTCCTGAGAGTTCTTGTAGGTGCTGTTACTGACAATGATGGGACTATCTTCCATAGAGAGGGAAGGAGGATGCAGAGGATTGTCAGAGCTGGTACCAGAAGTTGGCAGTTAGATACCTTGACCTGTGCAGGAGTTTCCACAACTCTGCTTATCAGGGACTCTTTACAGTTGAAGGCTGGACAGCTCAGTTGAGCTCTTCTGGGGTGTGGGCAGTACTTATTAttcttatttgtgacatttatatcccacattatcccaaacaagtttgagttcagtgtggcttataatAAAAATCAGATTAATGGCTGGTTTGGCCAAGGATGGAAGGAACTTCTGCCTGCCTGTCTTGCCAAATTTCATGTTTTAATGTTTTGACTGAAAATATTCAGGGCTGTGACTCTTCTTTGTGGTGAATAAGTTCTCTGTTCTATCTGTGTTATTTTACTTTCCTGTTTACTGGTTATGAGTGGCACTTACACCACCAAGCTGTAACGTTAAAactgtttttatttaaaaagtgTATTGTCTCTATTTGTTTTTGATGTCTCGGTGGTGGTTTCTCTGTGTCAGTCCAGTCTGGACATTGCTTCAGCCTAGGAGCATCCAAAGCTGTGATAAACAGCCTCAAGTAGCACTGGAGACCTGCTTGTGTACACACAGTCACTCCATGCTGCGTCTTTTCCATCCTTCACCTGGTGGATCAGTTCAACCCTTATGATCTTATTGGAAAAAAATCTATTTCAACAGATTCCACCCAGCAGGATTCTAGAAATGACTTTAAATTATGTTTGGAATTAAATCTTTTTAGCTTGTTAATATACTATATATTTAAATTCAGACTTAAACCTCAAGGGGTCGATTTTCAGCTGGCGGCGCTCAGCGTTTTGCTTGGAAGTTCAGTTTTGGGCCACATCAATTTCTGAGTTTCAGGAGCTGGCTGAACTATAGCCagtaagtgcgatattcagcactaaacccGCTctggggcaccacataaagataggactaacttTGATGCGGTCCTTCATATGGGGTGAGATTGGcgggttaagtgctgactccacccctggaatgcccccaacatcgCCGGTTTGCTTTAggtgttaaccagttaagtgccactgaaaatgactggttagccctgaGCAAGTGATTTTAATtgtccaggagccatttctggctggttatatcgctttgaatattgactctctCATGTGCAGTGGTGTCTGCCCATTTTCACTTTTATTCactgttattcctggaaaaatccacagttccgggaataacatgtatagaatgtttgtacatttgggaagcttgccaggtgtccttggcctggattggccgctgtcgtggacaggatgctgggctcgatggacccttggtcttttcccagtgtggcattacttatgtactttctgcTGTAGTAGTTGGGAAGGAACAGGTTGCTCACTGATGTCTGGTATGCATTTTCTGGACTGTTtaagcacataagtgttgccatactaggacagaccaaaggtccaacaagcccagcatcctgtttccaacagtggacaatccaggtcacaagtctttggcaagatcccaaaacactacaatacattttatgttgcttattttatgcggtggattttccccaagtctatcttaataatagcttgtggacttttctttttggaagttatacaaaccttttttttaaaccccgctaagccaactgcttttaccacattctctggcatcaaattccagaatttaattacacgtgtgaagaaatattttctcttatttgttttatatttactacttagtgcgtgcccctagtatttttgaaaagactaAGCAAGCTTAAGATGTGACATTCTTGCAAGAGAGCACTGTAGTTTTTAAAAGCGCTTAATCCatatccccttcccccattcctgCCAATCACCTTGATTTAGAAACACAGACTGCAGGGTGAAATACCCTTTAATTTTATTTCAAACAGAAATGAATTGGGAATGGTTCTGAGCAAAGAGGAAAACATCAAGGCAGTGAGAGAGCAAAGTTGTGTTTCAGTCTGCAGACTAATATTAGCTCTAGACAGGTTAGCAGTTATGTCAATGGCTGGGCTGTTCCAGTGGGGACTGGGCTACAGTGATTGCCTAGTCTAGTATGGTGTGATGTTGACTGTGCTCATGCTTGCGTTTTCTTCTGTGCATGCACAAAAAATATACCTCTCACATCATCCACACCGATCTTCAGACTGGAAGGCATGACATAAGTGCGGAAATCACAAATTTTGTAGCCACACCTAGTGAATGCTTCTTTCACATCCTCTTCTGTCACCGGCACCACCAAGAGTTTGGCTTCTCCAGCAAGGTAGAAGGACTCTTCCAAGGCTCCGATCATCAGGAAGTGGCCCCCAGGCTTCAATAGGGTGGTGACGTTCTCCAGTGCTTTCTGGAAGCTCTCATAGTTGGGGCTGGCAGCCTCGAGGCAGAAGGTGGATACCAGAGCATCAGCAGGTTCTGTCAGGGCAGAGCCTAGTGGCTTCAGCTGGTGGATGTCTATTGGGAGGACATGCTTCACCTTGTCCCTCAACttcctctccttatccttccagtGTTCACTGAGGAGAAAGCCAGACAGGAATGAGTGGTGGGAAATGTCCCATGTGTTGTATCTCCTGTGCGAAGGAGGAGAGAAACATGCTTGGTCTCAGAAGGAGATGCCAATCTGAAccattgggttggggggggggggatagttgggagatcatgcttaaaaaaaacagaaggcctgatatttaaaatgatttaaacttccagaaaaggctcctggctgtttaaatcacttctcTGGGGCTAAcaggcatattcagcagcacttaaccagatagcgccactgaaaatgtctggttagcgccAAGCTGAAACTGGTTATGTTGTGGGCATTCCAGGAGTGGAGTTAGTACTTGGTCAGTTAAGTgttaatattcagcccttaaccagctaGAATAACTACATAAATGGGATTGACTTTATGCAGTTCACAATATCTGGTTACTTGCTGAATatcgtacttaactggctatgttttgccACCCcaatatacctggaaattcagtgccagagcccagacacggtccagcattgaatttctggggataacGCTGCCGCAATCAGCAAAATGCTGCTCACTGCCAGGTGAATATCAGGCCCAGACAATTTAGTGGGAGGAATCGTAAAACCGTTTATACACTGTCCCCCCAGTTGCTGGCTCAGATCATCAAAAAAAGCAGATAGTGCAGTGACATTGCCAGGGCTGCCTAGCCGTTTCTATGAAGGGTGAAAGAAAGGGCTAGCAAGAAGCTTCAGCGCCTTAAAGTATGTGACTTGCCAGTTTCATGAGCTGAAAGTAAAAATCATTACAATTTCAGTTCTGTGGGAAAGCTcagcttgggtttttttttttccaccagacATAATGCTATTCTGATGCCAGCTCCTGCAATAATCCTTGGGGTGGCATGAAGCAATGTGCGTGTGGACTTGGGTGGGAGTTTGGATCGTGCTGGATGGGACACATTCTCCTGTGTGTGTGACATAGCTTTTTCA
This window of the Microcaecilia unicolor unplaced genomic scaffold, aMicUni1.1, whole genome shotgun sequence genome carries:
- the LOC115459236 gene encoding post-GPI attachment to proteins factor 3-like — translated: MVLLLLLLMGEAAASQGDREPVYRGCLTRCEQHNCTGARLWTFRAQQPAYMRLTGWTCKDDCSYECMWYTVALYVKEGHKVPQFHGKWPFSRFLFFQEPASAFASLLNGLANFIMLNRYRTSVPPSSPMYHTCVAFACVSLNAWVWSTVFHTRDTDVTEKLDYFCASAVILHSIYLCGVRTLGLKRPAFALFFASFLILLFACHVSYLSLGRFDYGYNMAANVAFGLVNLLWWLGWCLRNQAYLPYVWKCEVVVLLLQALALLELLDFPPLLWVFDAHALWHLSTVPVHVLFYSFLVDDSHHLLKENPSDVKID
- the LOC115459237 gene encoding phenylethanolamine N-methyltransferase-like, with protein sequence MSSIAAVGENYQKFNPRAYLQNNYMPPRADFSSDDFVVPWKLRCLAEAFGTGEIHGHTVIDIGSGPTIYQILSSPDHFEEIIMTDFLEVNREVLRRWLQAEPGSFDWSPYIKHACILEGKGEHWKDKERKLRDKVKHVLPIDIHQLKPLGSALTEPADALVSTFCLEAASPNYESFQKALENVTTLLKPGGHFLMIGALEESFYLAGEAKLLVVPVTEEDVKEAFTRCGYKICDFRTYVMPSSLKIGVDDVRGIFFVHAQKKTQA